A single genomic interval of Gossypium raimondii isolate GPD5lz chromosome 11, ASM2569854v1, whole genome shotgun sequence harbors:
- the LOC105800927 gene encoding uncharacterized protein LOC105800927 — MASNSGRGYPTNGSIYVCNLPEGTDENSWLLDFVAFFGASNSDETESVMKLLWDLINPGTDSSIERKDSLAVLTAMISGWSFLLSTIDGWRLSHKNWQGAITYFSNILDSNDEALCAAACEALALVVESNCLEKFSSKTKDSNKEFKDNIIKQLEAVVESSNERISSQDPRTGSITPHRFRFPKGWFCVADHLP, encoded by the exons ATGGCAAGCAATTCAGGAAGAGGATACCCTACAAATGGTTCCATCTATGTTTGTAATTTACCTGAGGGAACTGATGAAA ATTCTTGGTTGCTTGACTTTGTTGCATTTTTCGGTGCAAGCAACTCGGATGAGACTGAATCAGTAATGAAGTTACTTTGGGACTTAATTAATCCTGGAACTGACTCTAGT ATTGAAAGGAAAGATTCATTAGCCGTTTTAACTGCCATGATATCCGGTTGGTCCTTTCTTCTTTCTACCATTGATGGGTGGAGGCTAAGTCACAAAAATTGGCAAGG GGCAATTACATACTTCTCCAACATATTAGACAGTAATGATGAAGCACTATGTGCAGCAGCATGTGAGGCTCTTGCTTTAGTAGTTGAATCCAACTGTCTGGAGAAATTCTCAAGTAAAACCAAGGATTCAAACAAAGAATTTAAGGACAACATTATAAAGCAACTCGAAGCGGTTGTCGAAAGCAGCAATGAAAGAATTTCTAGTCAAGATCCAAGAACGGGTTCAATTACGCCTCACCGCTTTAGATTTCCTAAAG GCTGGTTTTGTGTAGCTGATCATTTACCTTAA